The Verrucomicrobiota bacterium genome window below encodes:
- the rpsD gene encoding 30S ribosomal protein S4: MARYTGPATRINRRFGQALFPSNRAFENKPYPPGQHGPRLRRKKSEYALGLDEKQKLRFLFGLTEKQFRITFAKAKRRRGVTGEIFLQLLETRLDSVVYTMALARTRRAARQFVNHGHVLVNGKKVDIPSYQVAPGDKISVREATSSRALATQNLADNQFRAVPQWLSVNADALEATVNRVPNRDEMEHSINEQLIVEFYSR; this comes from the coding sequence ATGGCTCGTTACACTGGACCCGCGACTCGTATCAACCGCCGTTTTGGTCAGGCTCTTTTCCCGTCCAACCGCGCGTTTGAGAACAAACCTTATCCTCCCGGACAACACGGACCCCGCTTGCGCCGCAAAAAGAGTGAGTATGCGCTGGGTTTGGACGAGAAACAGAAGCTCAGATTTCTCTTTGGTCTTACCGAGAAGCAGTTTCGGATTACCTTTGCGAAAGCGAAACGCAGGAGAGGGGTTACTGGTGAGATCTTCCTTCAGCTTTTAGAGACTCGGCTCGACAGCGTGGTTTACACGATGGCCCTCGCTCGGACCCGCCGAGCGGCCCGTCAGTTCGTGAATCATGGGCACGTTTTGGTAAACGGTAAGAAAGTTGATATTCCGAGCTACCAGGTTGCACCAGGAGACAAGATCTCCGTTCGCGAAGCCACTTCATCCCGTGCGTTAGCGACCCAAAACCTCGCGGACAACCAGTTCCGTGCGGTCCCGCAGTGGCTTTCGGTAAATGCCGACGCCCTTGAAGCGACAGTAAACCGCGTTCCCAACCGCGATGAGATGGAACACAGCATCAACGAGCAACTGATCGTTGAGTTCTACAGTCGATAA
- the rpsM gene encoding 30S ribosomal protein S13, producing MPRILGVDIPGNKKLSYALRYVYGIGPARAELVVSESGLDPNMRAHELSEEQLNQLASIVSEKQYIVEGDLRREIAGNIKRLQAIRSNRGIRHQRGLPVRGQRTSTNARTRKGGPKTVGVVRKK from the coding sequence ATGCCACGAATCCTAGGAGTTGATATACCCGGAAATAAGAAGCTTTCCTACGCGCTTCGCTATGTTTACGGGATCGGTCCCGCCCGAGCTGAATTAGTCGTTTCGGAGTCTGGATTGGACCCGAATATGCGGGCTCATGAGCTTTCTGAGGAGCAGTTGAACCAACTCGCTTCGATCGTTTCTGAAAAACAGTATATCGTAGAAGGAGATCTCAGGCGCGAAATCGCTGGAAACATAAAGCGGCTCCAGGCGATTCGGTCCAACCGTGGAATTCGTCATCAGCGTGGATTGCCAGTTCGTGGCCAACGAACCAGCACAAATGCACGAACTCGCAAGGGCGGGCCCAAGACTGTGGGCGTCGTGCGCAAAAAGTAG
- the rplQ gene encoding 50S ribosomal protein L17: protein MRHLKHRHKLGVKTAHRGALLANMTASLILHKKIQTTLAKAKALRPFAEQVITLAKKAHAADSAEKKLHYRRQAVSKVRDQEAVALLFSERVEEFLNRSGGYTRIYKLVPRQGDAADLAIIELIDADDEGYTKPKKGRKRSRKSAAAKAEAVEEVVEESEEIEDEETVEVEEAAEEPSSEEVSEESDNEKK from the coding sequence ATGCGCCATTTAAAGCACCGCCATAAATTAGGAGTGAAGACCGCCCATCGAGGCGCTTTACTCGCCAATATGACTGCGAGTCTGATTCTCCATAAGAAGATCCAGACGACCTTGGCGAAGGCCAAAGCTCTTCGCCCTTTCGCCGAGCAGGTGATTACGTTGGCAAAGAAGGCTCACGCAGCAGATTCGGCTGAGAAAAAGCTCCATTACCGCCGTCAGGCTGTTTCGAAGGTAAGGGATCAAGAAGCGGTTGCCCTTCTTTTCTCGGAAAGGGTCGAAGAGTTTCTCAATCGTTCGGGAGGCTATACCCGGATCTACAAGTTGGTTCCCCGACAAGGCGATGCTGCAGATCTTGCAATCATTGAGCTGATCGATGCTGATGATGAAGGCTACACTAAGCCGAAGAAGGGGCGTAAACGGTCGAGGAAAAGTGCTGCAGCCAAAGCAGAAGCGGTAGAGGAAGTTGTTGAAGAGTCAGAGGAAATTGAAGACGAAGAGACCGTAGAGGTCGAAGAGGCGGCGGAAGAGCCCTCTTCTGAAGAGGTTTCCGAAGAGTCGGATAACGAAAAGAAGTAG
- a CDS encoding formylglycine-generating enzyme family protein produces the protein MKTLAILPVAFLLTPLGFPLLASESSRENNGTSPEGMVLIPGGTFRMGGDSGLMDGGSQSHQSAYPVHEVTVDSFWIDEKPVTNQQFAEFVDATGYVTFAERPLPEETIAEMQKMAEESIRELEKLAEGATGRDKEGILDSIERIKEASKATETYGSIVFVPPDSEIYNPNDITQWWRIEPGANWKTPNGPGSSWEDFADHPVVNVTHEDATAYAEWTGKRLPTEAEWERAARGGHDHKMYVWGDEFAPEGEDFWMANIWQGEWPYGNTEEDGFHSTSPVGTFPPNDFGLYDMAGNVWEITADLYHPRTFAMRFGTEVVNPTGPHPDAIARLGQRVPTYVTKGGSFLCSAGWCSGYQPGSRQAFENDSPSNHTGFRTARDVQTEDPS, from the coding sequence ATGAAGACCCTCGCGATCCTTCCTGTCGCATTTCTCTTAACCCCTCTCGGCTTTCCTCTCCTCGCATCCGAATCAAGCCGGGAAAACAACGGGACCTCTCCGGAAGGAATGGTTCTGATCCCAGGAGGAACGTTCAGGATGGGCGGAGACTCTGGCCTAATGGATGGGGGCTCACAATCCCACCAATCGGCATACCCAGTCCATGAGGTGACTGTAGATAGTTTTTGGATCGATGAGAAACCGGTCACCAACCAGCAGTTTGCAGAGTTTGTTGACGCGACCGGCTACGTTACCTTTGCAGAAAGACCGCTGCCGGAAGAGACGATTGCCGAGATGCAGAAAATGGCGGAGGAGAGTATTCGAGAATTGGAAAAGCTTGCCGAGGGTGCGACCGGGCGAGACAAGGAGGGCATTCTCGACTCCATCGAGCGGATCAAAGAAGCCTCTAAAGCTACTGAGACGTATGGATCCATCGTCTTTGTTCCACCGGATTCGGAGATTTATAATCCGAACGACATCACGCAGTGGTGGCGCATCGAACCTGGAGCGAACTGGAAAACCCCTAACGGACCCGGTTCATCATGGGAGGACTTTGCTGATCACCCCGTCGTCAACGTAACCCATGAGGATGCTACAGCATACGCTGAGTGGACGGGAAAAAGGTTACCCACCGAGGCCGAATGGGAAAGGGCGGCGCGTGGAGGACACGACCACAAAATGTATGTATGGGGCGATGAGTTTGCACCTGAGGGCGAGGACTTTTGGATGGCAAACATCTGGCAGGGCGAGTGGCCCTATGGAAATACAGAAGAAGACGGGTTTCATTCCACTTCGCCCGTTGGAACCTTCCCACCAAATGACTTTGGGCTGTATGACATGGCAGGGAATGTCTGGGAAATTACGGCCGACCTGTATCACCCGCGGACCTTTGCGATGAGATTCGGTACAGAGGTCGTAAACCCTACTGGCCCGCACCCGGACGCCATTGCGCGGTTGGGGCAGCGCGTGCCCACTTACGTAACGAAAGGTGGATCTTTCCTTTGCTCGGCAGGTTGGTGCTCAGGATACCAACCCGGCTCGCGGCAGGCGTTTGAGAACGACTCACCCTCAAACCATACGGGCTTCCGAACCGCCCGCGACGTTCAGACCGAAGACCCAAGTTGA
- a CDS encoding DNA-directed RNA polymerase subunit alpha gives MPRRLAKFELPKRLSKVEESATDTYTMFVAEPFETGYGHTIGNSLRRVLLSSIEGGAISSVKIDGVQHEFQTIDGVVEDVTDIVLNLKRILIVSHSKEPVYLTISADREGPVTAADIQEDANIEILNPDQVICTLDTKKAFRAEIEVKVGRGYCTGEENKKEDQPIGVIPIDSLFSPVKLVKYTVENTRVGQMTDYDKLILEITTDGRVSPDDALKQTAAILRHHLDVFDEVTEEEIEFENEASEVSEEQNRLRKLLNMSVNEIELSVRAANCLNNANITTVGELSMKNEQEMLKYRNFGKKSLNEIKAKLEQLGLSLGMKIDERLLDKKKD, from the coding sequence ATGCCCAGAAGACTTGCCAAATTTGAACTGCCAAAGCGTCTTTCCAAGGTCGAAGAGTCGGCAACCGACACCTACACCATGTTTGTCGCTGAACCTTTTGAAACCGGTTACGGACACACGATTGGAAACTCCCTTCGTCGCGTGTTGTTGAGCTCGATCGAAGGTGGAGCGATCTCGTCGGTAAAGATCGACGGGGTGCAGCACGAGTTTCAGACTATCGATGGCGTCGTTGAGGACGTTACCGATATTGTCTTGAACCTGAAGCGAATCCTGATCGTCTCACACTCGAAAGAGCCGGTATACCTGACCATCAGCGCCGATCGGGAAGGACCGGTAACGGCAGCTGACATTCAAGAAGATGCTAACATCGAGATCCTGAACCCCGATCAAGTCATTTGCACCCTCGATACGAAAAAGGCGTTTCGGGCTGAAATCGAAGTCAAGGTAGGACGGGGCTATTGCACAGGAGAAGAAAACAAAAAGGAAGACCAGCCGATTGGAGTCATCCCAATTGATTCTCTATTCAGTCCGGTCAAGCTCGTAAAGTACACGGTCGAAAATACCCGTGTCGGCCAAATGACGGATTACGATAAGCTGATTTTGGAAATCACTACCGACGGCCGCGTCTCACCGGACGATGCACTCAAGCAAACCGCCGCAATTCTGCGCCACCATCTCGACGTTTTTGACGAGGTGACCGAAGAAGAAATTGAGTTCGAGAACGAGGCAAGCGAGGTCAGCGAGGAACAAAACCGTCTTCGCAAGCTTCTCAACATGAGCGTGAACGAGATCGAGCTGTCCGTCCGTGCCGCAAACTGTCTCAACAATGCGAACATCACCACCGTTGGTGAGCTTTCGATGAAAAATGAGCAGGAAATGCTCAAGTACAGGAATTTCGGGAAAAAGTCTTTGAACGAGATCAAGGCGAAGTTGGAACAACTTGGCTTGTCACTCGGGATGAAAATCGACGAAAGACTTCTCGACAAAAAGAAGGACTGA
- the rpsK gene encoding 30S ribosomal protein S11 — protein sequence MSEEQSKEEVEEVSQAPEGADEKAEKKEETAADLLKSDLGDLKIRKAKGSKNITVGVCNVLATFNNTKVTFADSKGNVISWASAGKCNFRGSRKSTAYASQVVTQTAGRVAMSHGLKEVVVKLKGPGMGRDSAVRALQALGLIVTEIIDVTPVPHNGCRAPKRRRV from the coding sequence ATGAGCGAAGAGCAGAGTAAGGAAGAGGTCGAAGAGGTCTCCCAAGCACCTGAGGGTGCTGACGAGAAGGCGGAAAAGAAAGAGGAAACCGCTGCTGATTTGTTGAAGAGTGATCTGGGTGACCTGAAGATTCGGAAAGCGAAGGGCAGCAAGAACATTACGGTTGGTGTGTGTAATGTCTTGGCCACTTTCAACAACACCAAAGTAACGTTCGCAGACTCGAAAGGAAACGTGATTTCCTGGGCGAGCGCTGGTAAGTGCAACTTCCGCGGCTCTCGCAAATCGACTGCCTATGCCTCTCAGGTCGTCACTCAGACTGCGGGTCGAGTTGCAATGTCGCATGGTTTGAAAGAGGTCGTCGTCAAGCTAAAGGGCCCGGGAATGGGACGTGACTCTGCAGTGCGGGCCTTACAAGCTCTCGGCCTCATCGTTACCGAAATTATCGACGTGACCCCCGTTCCGCACAACGGTTGCCGTGCCCCCAAGCGTCGCCGCGTTTAG